From Eretmochelys imbricata isolate rEreImb1 chromosome 17, rEreImb1.hap1, whole genome shotgun sequence, a single genomic window includes:
- the LYRM9 gene encoding LYR motif-containing protein 9, with protein sequence MTMAPLPGAELVQKPLQLYRYLLRCCKRLPTENIQQHYRHAIRQSFRVHADEDSPERIQQIIKRAIEDADWVMNKYTRQR encoded by the exons ATGACAATGGCTCCGTTACCGGGGGCTGAATTAGTCCAGAAGCCTTTGCAGTTATATCGCTACCTGCTTCGATGTTGTAAGCGGCTTCCTACAGAAAATATCCAACAGCATTACAGACATGCAATCAGACAG AGTTTCAGAGTTCATGCGGATGAAGACAGTCCTGAGAGAATCCAGCAGATTATTAAGAGAGCCATTGAAGATGCTGACTGGGTCATGAATAAA TATACGAGACAGAGGTAG